A window from Nevskia ramosa DSM 11499 encodes these proteins:
- the treZ gene encoding malto-oligosyltrehalose trehalohydrolase, whose product MTAARFPFGAQLHAATGMVFFRLWAPNCTAVSLLLEGQEPVPMNAVRAGWYEVQVPCAAGARYKFRLADGTDVPDPASRQQQDDAHGWSIVVDHDAYPWQHPDWQGRPWSEAVIYELHVGVCGGFKGVTANLPELAALGVTAIELMPIAQFPGTRNWGYDGALPFAPAVAYGTPDELKELIDTAHGLGLMVLLDVVYNHFGPDGNFLHLFASDFFREDRSTGWGAAIDFRRRQVRDFFIENALHWLNDYRFDGLRLDAVHAIDDPDYLFEFARTVRGSVAPERHIHLIVENEDNCASLLDGASPSFDAQWNDDGHHCLHVLLTGEHEGYYADYAVTPAEKLARCLAEGFVYQGEHSEHCGRTRGEPSKALRSTAFVLFLQNHDHIGNRAFGERLLTLCRADAFRAAAALVLLSPQIPLLFMGEEDGAREPFLFFTDHHPQLAEQVRVGRIEEFSKFEGFADSADSPTLPDPNEPTTFAASVPQPTAESALWRAFYGSLLALRREHVMPSLAGIGQRESAVLGRAAVSVGWLSGNTWLRLYANLDEAPVEFEMAPSAKLLYASSDEAESDAAKGLLIGSSTLLFSMQAGTPKA is encoded by the coding sequence ATGACAGCCGCGCGCTTCCCGTTCGGTGCGCAACTCCATGCCGCGACCGGCATGGTCTTCTTCAGGCTCTGGGCGCCGAACTGCACAGCGGTTTCGCTGCTGCTGGAAGGCCAGGAACCGGTGCCGATGAACGCCGTACGCGCCGGCTGGTACGAGGTGCAAGTTCCCTGTGCTGCCGGTGCGCGTTACAAGTTCCGGCTCGCAGACGGCACCGATGTCCCGGATCCGGCATCGCGCCAGCAGCAGGACGATGCCCACGGCTGGAGCATCGTCGTCGATCACGATGCCTATCCGTGGCAGCACCCCGACTGGCAGGGCCGGCCGTGGTCGGAAGCGGTGATTTACGAGCTGCACGTCGGCGTCTGCGGCGGCTTCAAGGGCGTCACCGCGAATCTCCCCGAACTGGCTGCGCTCGGTGTCACTGCGATCGAGCTGATGCCGATCGCGCAGTTTCCCGGCACCCGCAACTGGGGCTACGACGGCGCGTTGCCATTCGCGCCCGCGGTGGCCTATGGCACGCCGGACGAGCTCAAGGAATTGATCGACACCGCCCACGGCCTGGGACTGATGGTGCTGCTCGATGTCGTCTACAACCACTTCGGTCCGGACGGCAATTTCCTGCATCTGTTCGCCAGCGATTTCTTCCGCGAGGATCGCAGCACCGGCTGGGGCGCGGCGATCGACTTCCGCCGCAGGCAGGTGCGCGACTTCTTCATCGAGAACGCGCTGCACTGGCTCAACGACTATCGCTTCGATGGCCTGCGCCTCGACGCCGTGCACGCGATCGACGATCCCGATTACCTGTTCGAGTTCGCTCGTACCGTGCGCGGCAGCGTCGCGCCGGAAAGACACATCCATCTGATCGTCGAGAACGAGGACAACTGCGCCAGCCTGCTCGATGGCGCCTCTCCGAGCTTCGACGCGCAGTGGAACGACGACGGCCATCATTGCCTGCATGTGCTGCTGACCGGCGAGCACGAAGGCTATTACGCCGATTACGCGGTGACGCCGGCCGAGAAGCTGGCCCGCTGTCTGGCCGAAGGTTTCGTCTATCAGGGCGAGCATTCGGAGCATTGCGGCCGTACGCGCGGCGAGCCGAGCAAGGCCTTGCGCTCGACCGCCTTCGTGCTGTTCCTGCAGAACCACGATCACATCGGCAACCGCGCGTTCGGCGAACGCCTGCTGACCCTGTGCCGCGCCGATGCCTTCCGCGCTGCCGCTGCCCTGGTGCTGCTGTCGCCGCAGATTCCGTTGCTGTTCATGGGCGAGGAAGACGGCGCTCGCGAACCGTTCCTGTTCTTCACCGATCACCATCCGCAGCTGGCCGAGCAGGTAAGGGTTGGCCGGATCGAGGAGTTCTCGAAGTTCGAAGGCTTTGCCGATAGCGCCGACAGCCCGACCTTGCCGGACCCGAACGAGCCGACGACCTTCGCGGCCTCGGTGCCGCAACCGACCGCCGAGTCCGCGCTGTGGCGTGCGTTCTACGGCAGCCTGCTGGCGCTGCGCCGCGAGCACGTGATGCCCAGCCTCGCCGGCATCGGCCAGCGCGAGTCCGCCGTGCTCGGCCGCGCTGCAGTCAGCGTCGGCTGGCTGAGCGGCAATACCTGGCTGCGGCTGTACGCGAATCTCGATGAGGCACCGGTCGAGTTCGAAATGGCTCCTTCGGCCAAGCTGCTCTACGCGAGCAGCGATGAAGCCGAAAGCGACGCCGCGAAAGGTTTGCTGATCGGCTCGAGCACGCTGCTGTTCAGCATGCAGGCGGGGACACCGAAGGCATGA
- the treY gene encoding malto-oligosyltrehalose synthase, which translates to MNVLRSTVRLQFNKDFTFDDATACVDYYAKLGISHYYASPIYTARAGSAHGYDVVDFGAVNPELGGEDGLRRMVARLRQFGMGLVVDIVPNHMAVGEADNPWWLDVLESGPASRYAKFFDIDWSPPDEALHGKLLAPFLGKPFEAALADGDLKLGFDETRGSFHVDYGPHRFPISPFDYAGITKPHSIAEALARYDHSTEGTERLRQLLLGQHYVLVDWHEAGARINWRRFFDVTSLAAIRADRDEVFEATHALPLRLYQEGLVDGFRVDHIDGLADPAAYLARLRQRLDLLHAERPQQFALETPWLVVEKILGHGEVLRDDWQTDGATGYKFMDAVSGLLHDPAGEAPLTELWESFTGEHDDASHYAYRARKELAESSFAGDVDALTALLMDYAAIATPEWRIDPINMRVALIEFLAHFPTYRSYVGEDDADMHDRKVILVTLQAIEAQGIHDDGRALTVLVRWLDAAQDQLPAEADEATQRAHRALQRMQKLLPALDAKSVEDTVFYRYGRLLSRNEVGSWPGQFAMTPKEFHALNLDRALRVPRSMVATATHDHKRGEDTRMRLAVLSELPRQWAATVQRLHEASNGLRTDSDTPTPADELMLYQTLVGSWPLDLDLDDRQAITAFGERVAGWQLKALREAKLLTSWAHPDEAFEHNNRAFLDALLSNPAIVQILAEFVARIAPYAALDGLSQTLLRLTVPGVPDLYQGTEFWDLSLVDPDNRRPVDYLARRQALDAAAPPVALIDRWQDGHVKQALIAAALALRKALPEVFETGSYERLAIIGPQANSTFAFARRAGTDVVIAIVTRLGARADKAISLPKVAIGHWQDSAVLLPADAPTALYDALGGAAVAADGGRITLSDALQDLPVALLRYRI; encoded by the coding sequence ATGAATGTTTTGCGCTCGACGGTCCGCCTGCAGTTCAACAAGGACTTCACCTTCGACGACGCCACCGCCTGCGTCGACTACTACGCGAAGCTCGGCATCAGCCATTACTACGCCTCGCCGATCTACACCGCGCGCGCTGGCTCGGCGCATGGCTATGACGTGGTCGACTTCGGCGCGGTCAATCCGGAACTCGGTGGCGAAGACGGACTGCGCCGGATGGTCGCGCGCTTGCGTCAATTCGGCATGGGCCTGGTCGTCGACATCGTGCCCAATCACATGGCGGTCGGCGAAGCCGATAATCCCTGGTGGCTGGACGTGCTCGAATCCGGCCCGGCCAGCCGCTACGCGAAGTTCTTCGATATCGACTGGTCGCCGCCGGACGAGGCACTGCACGGCAAGCTGCTGGCGCCGTTTCTCGGCAAACCTTTCGAAGCGGCACTCGCCGATGGTGATCTGAAACTCGGCTTCGATGAGACGCGCGGCAGCTTCCATGTCGACTACGGCCCGCATCGCTTTCCGATCTCGCCGTTCGATTACGCCGGAATCACCAAACCGCACTCGATCGCCGAGGCACTGGCCCGCTACGACCACAGCACCGAAGGCACCGAGCGGCTTCGTCAGCTGCTGCTGGGCCAGCACTATGTTCTGGTCGACTGGCATGAAGCCGGCGCCCGCATCAACTGGCGGCGCTTCTTCGATGTCACCAGCCTGGCGGCGATCCGCGCCGATCGCGACGAAGTGTTCGAAGCCACGCATGCGCTGCCGCTGCGGCTGTATCAGGAGGGTCTGGTCGATGGTTTCCGTGTCGACCACATCGACGGCCTGGCCGATCCGGCAGCCTATCTCGCACGTCTCCGTCAGCGGCTCGATCTGCTGCACGCCGAACGGCCACAGCAGTTCGCGCTGGAAACGCCGTGGCTGGTGGTCGAGAAGATCCTCGGCCACGGCGAAGTGCTCAGAGATGATTGGCAGACCGATGGCGCCACCGGCTACAAGTTCATGGATGCCGTCTCCGGCCTGCTCCACGATCCGGCCGGCGAAGCGCCGCTGACCGAACTCTGGGAAAGCTTCACCGGCGAGCACGACGACGCTTCGCATTACGCGTATCGCGCCCGCAAGGAACTGGCGGAATCGAGCTTCGCCGGCGATGTCGATGCGCTGACCGCGCTGCTGATGGACTACGCCGCCATCGCCACACCTGAGTGGCGCATCGATCCGATCAACATGCGCGTGGCGCTGATTGAATTCCTGGCGCACTTCCCGACCTATCGCAGCTATGTCGGCGAAGACGATGCCGACATGCACGACCGCAAGGTCATCCTGGTCACCCTGCAGGCGATCGAGGCGCAGGGCATCCACGACGATGGCCGCGCGCTGACGGTGCTGGTGCGCTGGCTCGACGCCGCACAGGACCAGTTGCCGGCCGAGGCCGATGAAGCCACGCAGCGCGCCCATCGCGCCCTGCAGCGGATGCAGAAGCTGCTGCCGGCGCTCGATGCGAAATCGGTCGAGGACACGGTGTTCTATCGCTACGGGCGATTGCTGTCGCGCAACGAGGTCGGCAGCTGGCCCGGCCAGTTCGCGATGACGCCGAAGGAATTCCACGCGCTGAATCTCGATCGCGCGCTGAGAGTGCCGCGCTCGATGGTTGCCACCGCCACCCACGATCACAAGCGCGGCGAAGACACCCGCATGCGCCTAGCCGTGCTCAGCGAGTTGCCGCGGCAATGGGCGGCCACCGTGCAGCGCCTGCACGAAGCATCGAACGGCCTGCGCACGGACAGTGACACGCCGACGCCGGCCGACGAGCTGATGCTCTACCAGACGCTGGTCGGCTCCTGGCCGCTGGATCTCGATCTGGACGACCGCCAAGCCATCACTGCCTTTGGAGAGCGCGTAGCCGGCTGGCAGCTGAAGGCGCTGCGCGAAGCCAAGCTGCTGACCAGCTGGGCGCATCCGGATGAAGCCTTCGAGCACAACAACCGTGCCTTTCTCGATGCGCTGCTGAGCAATCCCGCGATCGTCCAGATACTGGCCGAATTCGTCGCCCGCATCGCGCCGTACGCAGCACTGGATGGCCTGTCGCAAACCCTGCTGCGGCTGACCGTGCCCGGCGTGCCTGATCTCTACCAGGGCACCGAGTTCTGGGATCTGAGCCTGGTCGATCCGGACAACCGCCGGCCGGTCGATTACCTCGCGCGCCGGCAGGCGCTGGATGCTGCGGCCCCGCCGGTCGCGCTGATCGATCGCTGGCAGGACGGCCATGTGAAGCAGGCGCTGATCGCTGCCGCGCTGGCGCTGCGCAAGGCGCTGCCCGAAGTTTTCGAGACTGGCAGCTACGAGCGCCTGGCGATCATCGGCCCGCAGGCGAACAGCACCTTCGCCTTTGCTCGCCGCGCCGGCACCGACGTGGTGATCGCCATCGTCACCCGGCTGGGCGCGCGGGCCGACAAGGCGATCAGCTTGCCGAAAGTCGCCATCGGCCACTGGCAGGACAGCGCGGTACTGCTGCCGGCCGATGCTCCGACGGCGCTCTACGACGCCCTGGGCGGCGCCGCCGTGGCCGCAGACGGCGGGCGGATCACCCTGTCCGATGCGCTTCAGGACCTGCCGGTGGCGTTGCTGCGCTACCGGATTTGA
- a CDS encoding DUF6714 family protein, whose product MYDQQLGEQFDSGLGDPIELGHQAITRSLPTPAGEALRARIKAAFADVAAAGEPSLDTLQRALEADAEVSSVNDPGTPRHWSAYSTDELDGYAGLLPMLSVANWRFHLPAFLLAALEKLSLPVWETGLPGAVLFNLTYAADDRVWSRKLLDRFQSLDAPQTAAVCAFLEFVSDNPHQEPLRGLDAEKALRRYWRLQERAQPTIRAGATTAGRGQIDAMPARSRSAGKTKTLGALLSVLRAPVNARA is encoded by the coding sequence ATGTACGACCAACAGTTGGGCGAGCAGTTTGATAGTGGGCTGGGCGATCCGATCGAACTGGGCCATCAGGCGATCACGCGATCGCTGCCGACACCCGCCGGAGAGGCCCTGCGCGCCCGGATCAAGGCCGCTTTTGCTGATGTCGCGGCCGCTGGCGAGCCCAGCCTGGACACGCTGCAACGGGCGCTGGAAGCCGATGCCGAAGTGTCGAGCGTCAACGATCCGGGCACGCCACGGCACTGGTCCGCCTACAGCACCGATGAACTCGATGGCTACGCAGGGCTGCTGCCGATGCTGAGCGTCGCCAACTGGCGCTTCCATCTGCCGGCATTTCTGCTTGCCGCGCTTGAAAAACTTTCCCTTCCCGTCTGGGAAACCGGCCTGCCGGGCGCGGTGCTGTTCAACCTGACCTATGCCGCCGACGACCGCGTCTGGTCCCGCAAGCTGCTCGATCGCTTCCAGTCGCTCGACGCGCCGCAGACGGCCGCGGTCTGCGCCTTCCTCGAATTCGTCAGCGACAACCCGCATCAGGAACCGCTGCGCGGTCTCGATGCCGAGAAAGCCCTGCGTCGCTACTGGCGTCTGCAGGAACGCGCGCAGCCGACGATCAGGGCCGGTGCAACCACCGCCGGACGCGGGCAGATCGATGCCATGCCCGCACGCAGCCGCAGCGCCGGCAAGACCAAGACATTGGGCGCCCTGCTGTCGGTGCTGCGCGCGCCGGTCAACGCCCGGGCTTGA
- a CDS encoding LysR substrate-binding domain-containing protein, protein MIDRASEMEAFDAVVRAGSLSGAGRALGLTPSALSRIISRIEVRLGVRLLIRTTRTLTLTPEGNAYHQAARRILADLAESEDAIAWQAAPRGRLRVSVGPAYGRLTIVPLLAGFVARYPEILVDISVTDALADVLAGQADVAIRFGPLADSPLTARRLGSNGRTIVASPAYLARAGTPVVPEDLFGHNCLNFNFRRADPGWPFRSEGRDYVLDVGGNIEANNGETISQLALQGVGITRLGSFHVEADIAAGKLVALLEDHNPGDTEEIHALFVGGTRTPRRVRVFIDFLIEQLSPPSDGPLQMGHRAT, encoded by the coding sequence ATGATTGATCGTGCCAGCGAGATGGAAGCTTTCGATGCCGTCGTCCGTGCCGGCAGCCTGTCAGGCGCCGGACGGGCACTGGGGCTGACGCCGTCGGCGCTGAGCCGGATCATTTCCCGCATCGAAGTGCGGCTGGGCGTGCGCCTGCTGATCCGCACCACGCGAACGCTGACCCTGACGCCGGAAGGCAACGCCTATCATCAGGCCGCGCGCCGCATCCTGGCCGATCTCGCCGAATCCGAAGACGCGATCGCCTGGCAAGCCGCACCGCGCGGCCGGCTGCGGGTCAGCGTCGGGCCGGCTTATGGCCGGCTGACCATCGTTCCGCTGCTAGCCGGCTTCGTCGCGCGTTATCCGGAGATCCTGGTCGATATCAGCGTCACCGATGCGCTGGCCGATGTGCTCGCCGGGCAGGCCGATGTCGCAATCCGCTTCGGGCCGCTGGCCGACAGTCCCTTGACGGCCCGGCGGCTGGGCTCGAATGGCCGAACCATCGTGGCGTCGCCGGCCTATCTGGCGCGCGCCGGTACGCCGGTGGTGCCTGAAGACCTGTTCGGCCACAACTGCCTCAACTTCAACTTCAGGCGTGCCGATCCGGGCTGGCCGTTCCGCAGTGAAGGTCGGGATTACGTGCTGGACGTCGGTGGCAACATCGAGGCGAACAATGGCGAGACGATCTCTCAACTGGCCCTGCAGGGCGTCGGCATCACGCGACTGGGCAGCTTCCATGTCGAAGCCGATATCGCTGCAGGCAAGTTGGTCGCGCTGCTCGAAGACCACAACCCTGGCGATACCGAGGAGATTCACGCCTTGTTCGTTGGCGGCACCCGGACGCCGAGGCGGGTTCGGGTGTTCATCGATTTCCTGATCGAGCAGTTGTCGCCGCCGTCCGATGGCCCATTGCAGATGGGCCATCGGGCGACTTGA
- a CDS encoding MFS transporter, with amino-acid sequence MKFNTAILALAIGAFGIGVTEFAPMGMLPVIASDLGVSIPTAGLLVSAYAFGVLLCAPLMTLTTSRVPRRTLLIALMAIFTAGNLLAALSESYTTLLFARVLTSFCHGAFFGVGAVVAARLMPQDKRASAVAAMFMGLTIATVGGVPLATWAAEQFGWRKVFWAVAGLGVLAMVSLRLALPKLPADAGADMRAELRVLGRAPVLKALALTVIASSAMFTVFTYIAPILLTEAHASTSFVAWMLVIYGLGLTAGNWLGGRYADRSVDGTLIVTLASMVALLVLFSVGMHWPLPAAVLIFLWGITSFAVVPPLQMRVMAAAGDAPNLASAMNIGAFNLGNAVGAVVGGAVISAHLGYPAVALAGAVMAAFGLAFVLVLRPPRIKPADTSGLPATPAA; translated from the coding sequence ATGAAGTTCAATACCGCCATCCTGGCGCTGGCCATCGGCGCCTTCGGCATCGGCGTCACCGAATTCGCGCCGATGGGCATGCTGCCGGTGATCGCCAGCGATCTGGGCGTGTCGATTCCGACCGCCGGCCTGCTGGTCAGCGCCTATGCCTTCGGCGTGCTGCTCTGCGCGCCGCTGATGACCTTGACCACCAGCCGCGTGCCCCGGCGCACGTTGTTGATCGCGCTGATGGCCATCTTCACCGCCGGCAACCTGCTCGCGGCCCTGTCCGAGAGCTACACGACGCTGCTGTTCGCGCGCGTGCTCACCTCGTTCTGTCACGGCGCGTTCTTCGGCGTCGGTGCGGTGGTCGCCGCGCGGCTGATGCCGCAGGACAAGCGCGCCAGCGCCGTCGCGGCGATGTTCATGGGCCTGACCATCGCCACCGTCGGCGGCGTGCCGCTGGCGACCTGGGCGGCGGAACAGTTCGGCTGGCGCAAGGTGTTCTGGGCGGTTGCCGGGCTGGGCGTGCTGGCCATGGTGTCGCTGCGGCTGGCGCTGCCGAAACTTCCGGCCGATGCCGGTGCCGACATGCGCGCCGAGCTGCGCGTGCTGGGGCGGGCACCGGTGCTGAAAGCCCTGGCGCTGACGGTGATCGCCTCGAGCGCGATGTTCACCGTGTTCACCTACATCGCCCCGATCCTGCTGACCGAGGCTCACGCCTCGACCAGCTTCGTCGCCTGGATGCTGGTGATCTACGGGCTGGGCCTGACCGCCGGCAACTGGCTGGGCGGGCGTTACGCCGACCGTTCGGTGGACGGCACGCTGATCGTCACGCTGGCGAGCATGGTGGCGCTGCTGGTGCTGTTCTCGGTCGGCATGCATTGGCCGCTGCCGGCCGCGGTGCTGATCTTCCTCTGGGGGATCACCAGCTTCGCGGTAGTGCCACCGCTGCAGATGCGGGTGATGGCCGCCGCGGGCGATGCGCCGAATCTGGCATCGGCGATGAACATCGGCGCCTTCAACCTCGGCAATGCTGTGGGTGCCGTGGTCGGTGGCGCGGTGATCAGCGCCCATCTGGGCTATCCGGCAGTCGCGCTGGCCGGGGCGGTGATGGCGGCGTTTGGCCTGGCTTTCGTGCTGGTGCTGAGGCCGCCGCGCATCAAGCCCGCGGACACCTCCGGCCTGCCGGCGACTCCTGCCGCCTGA
- a CDS encoding alpha/beta hydrolase fold domain-containing protein produces MFAKTSSSILAGTLLAAVWLSTTAGERLHDQAQQLQAIADTTIVDADGHRYGLAAMSYEERATQGVDDAVGSLKDNDVRIEAPVAEPAPGSTVKLYWPAGPGPYSVVVYYREAGSANSDTEHAGAARALAKSADAVVVSVSLRTAAAGVTDVDFRSGDDREAYGAYQWALANADSLGGDPRRVVVMGEGLAGPVAMAVAARAQQANVPAPYYLVLVNAPTTNVSVQPAAATTASATSSHLWDIALPAAAAESARSTDKNYRAM; encoded by the coding sequence ATGTTCGCGAAAACCTCCTCGTCCATCCTCGCCGGGACCCTGCTGGCAGCCGTCTGGTTGTCGACGACGGCTGGCGAGCGTCTTCATGACCAGGCGCAGCAGCTGCAGGCAATTGCCGACACGACCATCGTCGATGCCGACGGCCATCGCTACGGCCTTGCCGCGATGAGCTACGAGGAACGAGCCACGCAGGGAGTCGACGATGCCGTCGGCAGTCTGAAGGACAACGACGTCCGCATCGAAGCGCCGGTTGCCGAGCCAGCGCCCGGATCGACGGTGAAGCTGTACTGGCCCGCCGGTCCGGGACCGTACTCGGTGGTGGTCTATTACCGCGAAGCCGGCAGCGCCAATAGCGATACCGAACATGCCGGCGCCGCGCGGGCGCTGGCGAAATCGGCTGATGCCGTCGTGGTGTCGGTCAGCCTGCGCACTGCCGCGGCCGGCGTCACCGACGTCGACTTCCGCAGCGGCGACGACCGTGAAGCCTATGGCGCCTACCAGTGGGCGCTGGCCAATGCCGACAGCCTGGGCGGCGATCCGCGCCGGGTCGTGGTCATGGGCGAAGGCCTGGCTGGCCCGGTGGCCATGGCCGTTGCCGCCCGAGCCCAGCAGGCCAATGTGCCGGCGCCCTACTACCTGGTGCTGGTCAACGCACCGACCACCAATGTCTCGGTGCAGCCGGCAGCGGCTACCACAGCGTCCGCCACCAGCTCCCATCTCTGGGACATCGCCCTGCCGGCGGCCGCCGCGGAATCGGCAAGAAGCACGGATAAAAATTACAGGGCCATGTAG
- the rpoN gene encoding RNA polymerase factor sigma-54, giving the protein MTQSSFSIAARQQLSASPQLQQAMRLLQMSALEFQEEFQQELASNPFLEEGEPGEQGAEVVAAEQANDNAALRQDGESGEGIAQFEAESDRYTVDGVEVSSLQAADWNELPAPGFETLSRGVSGDPEADPCNWISAETTLREHLHAQVCGIQLDERQRFAAVLVIETLDDHGYLRDDVADTALALELEQPLSEAEIAEGIRIVQQFDPAGVGARDLPECLMLQLRATAVGTPGRSLAMKLTGHLELLAKRDHRELQRRLDCSEPAIHEAHALIRTLEPHPGANFAAARVDYVVPDVIVVRQKGKLNAVINPAVMPKARLNSGCIDLLRMSRDGKYPAMQQQLQEARWLLRNIEQRYVTIKQVAEAIVARQRAFFEYGEIALKPLLLREIADELGLHESTLSRATSKKYMATPRGTFEFKHFFSRKLSTDTGGSCSATAVRAAIKEMIEGENRDAPLSDVSLAKMLTENGICVARRTVTKYRNQLKLPPVEMRCQP; this is encoded by the coding sequence ATGACCCAGTCCTCATTCTCCATTGCCGCCAGACAGCAGCTGTCCGCTTCGCCGCAGCTGCAGCAAGCGATGCGTCTGCTGCAGATGTCGGCGCTCGAATTCCAGGAAGAATTCCAGCAGGAGCTGGCCAGCAATCCGTTTCTCGAAGAAGGCGAGCCGGGTGAGCAGGGCGCTGAAGTCGTGGCCGCCGAACAGGCGAACGACAACGCCGCGCTGCGTCAGGACGGCGAATCCGGCGAAGGCATTGCCCAGTTCGAAGCGGAGAGCGATCGCTACACGGTGGACGGCGTCGAAGTGTCGTCCCTGCAGGCCGCGGACTGGAACGAGCTGCCAGCCCCCGGCTTCGAAACGCTTTCCCGCGGTGTCAGCGGCGATCCGGAAGCCGATCCCTGCAACTGGATCTCGGCCGAAACCACGCTTCGCGAACACCTGCATGCGCAGGTCTGCGGTATCCAGCTCGACGAGCGTCAGCGCTTCGCTGCGGTGCTGGTCATCGAAACCCTCGATGACCACGGCTACCTGCGCGATGACGTCGCCGATACCGCGCTGGCCCTGGAACTGGAGCAGCCGCTCAGCGAAGCCGAAATCGCCGAAGGCATCCGCATCGTCCAGCAGTTCGATCCGGCCGGCGTCGGCGCCCGCGATCTGCCCGAGTGCCTGATGCTGCAGCTGCGTGCCACCGCCGTCGGCACCCCGGGCCGCAGCCTGGCAATGAAGCTCACCGGCCATCTCGAACTGCTGGCCAAGCGCGATCATCGCGAACTGCAGCGGCGCCTCGATTGCAGCGAGCCGGCGATCCACGAAGCCCATGCGCTGATCCGCACCCTGGAGCCGCACCCGGGCGCGAACTTCGCCGCCGCGCGGGTCGACTACGTGGTGCCGGATGTCATCGTCGTTCGCCAGAAGGGCAAGCTCAACGCCGTCATCAATCCGGCGGTCATGCCGAAAGCCCGCCTGAACAGCGGCTGCATTGATCTGTTGCGCATGTCGCGTGACGGCAAGTACCCGGCGATGCAGCAGCAGCTGCAGGAAGCCCGCTGGCTGCTGCGCAACATCGAACAGCGCTACGTCACCATCAAGCAGGTTGCCGAAGCGATCGTCGCGCGCCAGCGCGCCTTCTTCGAGTACGGCGAGATCGCGCTGAAGCCGCTGCTGCTGCGCGAGATCGCCGACGAACTGGGTTTGCATGAATCCACGCTGTCGCGCGCCACCAGCAAGAAGTACATGGCGACGCCGCGCGGCACTTTCGAATTCAAGCATTTCTTCTCGCGCAAGCTCAGCACCGACACCGGCGGCAGCTGCTCGGCCACCGCGGTGCGTGCGGCCATCAAGGAAATGATCGAGGGCGAGAATCGCGACGCCCCGCTGTCCGACGTCAGCCTCGCCAAGATGCTGACCGAGAACGGCATCTGCGTCGCTCGCCGAACCGTTACCAAATACCGGAATCAGCTAAAGCTGCCGCCGGTCGAAATGCGGTGCCAGCCATGA